One Populus nigra chromosome 16, ddPopNigr1.1, whole genome shotgun sequence genomic window, TATAATCTTTTCTAGGGGACCATATCGACAGATCAAAtctcttttcataaatttcttcaccatTTTTTGCCTCCAcgtcatccaaacatctcaacaaagtcccgtcagatgatttcttatacaaagttTCCCCATCAAGATAGAAATCCCTTGCCTACCTCCTCAAagtcttcttgttgattttggatgcccccatgggatatgtctggttttttggatgaaattcttgatatcatagtaccaagggtttccatctatTTCTCTCTCAACTGAGCAAtaatgagctgggttatttctgatatcaatgtgtaccttgtgcccaaagtctattctaGCCATAGAAGCTAACGTGATCAAAGCGTCAGAAAAATGGTTTCCTTCacttcctagatgggtgaactttattcctcaaattctctagccaatttagacaggtattcttggtaaggtctcaacttctcgtccttggtttgccattttcctttcacttggcaaataataaaaaataaagtcttcatacatatctatctttctaatatttagcTCCAATGCCACCTCTAAAACGAGAATGCAAGTTTCATACTCCTATGTTGTTAGTGCACCTAAACTATAACTTAAATGAAACCGGATAATGtttcttatcaggagagattagCATTGCCCCCACTTCATTACCATagcaccatcaaagtacataatcCACCAATCTGATTTCCCTTCCTCGACTGAAAACACATCTTTAtcaggaaaatcaaattttaacaacTCATAATATTCCATAGCATGGTCAGCTAGGTGATCGGCGATGACATTcatggctttccttgtcatatatactatgtcgtaCTCAGCCATTAGAACTTGCCATTTGGCTTGATAGATAAGGGTGGATTCAGTaggtactgcttgattttcgCGAAAGCTTCTTCATACTCTTATTCCAAATTCCAAGATTATTCTTCCTTAACAATCGAAGATTGGGTCACAAGtcatggttaattgggatataaaccgagcaatgtaattcaaccttccCAAGAACTTTCTTACATCCTTCTCAACCTTGGGAGttggcatagattgaatagcctttacttaACCAGGGTCCACTTCTATCCCTTTGTCACTCATCATAAATCCCAACAACTTCCTagatttcaccccgaatgaacaccttgcatggttaagcctcaacttgtacttccttagtctttcaaataattccttcaatatttggacatgattcgctccctctctagatttagcaatcatgtcatccacgtatactttaatctttttttgcATCATGTCGTGAAATAAAGCCACCATGgccctttggtaggtggcccCGACATTCTTTAACCTAAATAACATGACCTTGTAGCAAAATGTTCCCCATAGTGTTACAAAGGTTTCTTCTCCTTATCCTCTTGCGCCATTTTTATCTTACTGTAGCCAGAAAATTCATCCATGAAGGAATATATGGAGTTACGTGCTGCATTGTCAACTAGCAAATCTAGGTGTGATAGAGGAAAATTGTCTTTAGGGCTAGTTCGGTTTAAGTTCCTAAAGTCCAcacaaactctgattttatcGTCCTCTTCGGGTACTACCACTATGTTGGACACACATTGCGGATACTTAACTATTTCTAGAAAACCAGCATTCCACTACTTTGCAATTTATATCTTTACCTTGATCAAGTCATTCAGATTGGTCCTTCTTAACCTTTGCTTAACCGATTTGCATCCTTCTACTAGTGGTATCCTAtacaaaccaggcatatccttGTAggaccatgaaaaaaaaaatctatataatctTGGAGTAGTGCAATTaacttttctccttcttttaggGGTGATCAAAATCCTTATTTTCaactctctcttgatttttttcattgcccACATCTATGGTTTCAAATTCCTCTTTAGCGGGTTTCCaagcttgttcatgttgttcttattaatttttgtgaatCCCCTAATGTTATTTCcctttcattcttcttcttctacaactaatatgtattctttaaagttcAGCCATTCATTCTCAGTGTAAAGTGCAGGTGTTTGTTATGGAAGATCCCCTTTCAGGGTTTTTACGAGcggaaagtgatgtgtaaatgcatagtaaaaacataaagatgaacttttgaaaatgcatgatctcattaaaaggaaaagtttagctaaaaaaaagagaggataaaatccaattgacatTTGAAAACTCGATTTAAAAAGGTGAAAAAGGCAAACAACACAATATCATGATCAAACAAGCATTGTTGATTAAATTTTGAACACCAATAGAGCTTCTTGGGTCTCCCAATTCTGGAACATCTCTCCCTTTGCTAGCTTTTGAATGAAGGTCTTGAGATTCAAAATGCTTTGAGCTTAGGCTTGTTTGgatgtaaaaagatattatggagcatacatcCTAAGGATAGGTTCTATTTCCTTTATGTGAGACATTGTGTAGGTTTACTACTTTGTCTCTAAAAAAgagtctcttgttgtcccagtgatcgccctcataaaggcaatatgggggttcagcagatagtgggatggcacatgtaccaatcactatcagtctaaacactcagcaaagagttggggtttacacaaacttaaaccttgactcaagtcataaggcaagctgctagttccccgcttaacttaaagtttaatgtgtgttcccagtggagtcgccatcctgtcgcaccctcgcgagcggagcgcggcgtcgcgggGATCCTCGGTTGGTTTCGGggtctttgtttgtttgtgtaataagggagtcgccacctagtattatggtcactaggaaaacctgactggtctttcagagattctaaggcaagggactggttgcataaagggaaggtattagcacccctagtacgccctacctaagataagctgcttggtgttttggtttgctttataattgctatggtgttggtgttctcttaattagttttcctatgataggtttgctatgatgaatggatttgggttcaaagtctaaaagcaAGAATCCTTGGCCAATATAgatcatacctttagatatgtctacaaagGGTCAAGGAGAACCaatgcagatctcttgaaatctgtgtttgattcagactaaatttatattttcaagagtttgcgactcgtaaatcgcaaggaggagggacaaaaatttagaaatctggggcgctttaaaaacctatttttgccttagtgttttatactctcacggctcgtaaaccgtagagtaaaaaaattgaaatgtcctcgattataatcaaggcttctttcaaggatgtgtgcggatttattattcctagaaaattattttggatatttaccactccgggtttctttatccaaatattaatagtgaataataacaagttattcccattaaatattttggatattcatccttttgggatttctttatccaaacattaatggtGAATACGTACTAGATGATTTCTccacaaaataagatttttatatttttttggaatattggccaataccctttggagttttacaaacatgttgtaaaatccagaaatgcaagaaaacaatttttttggtgtttaagaaatccatgcgaaaacacatttttaaaaaaaacttccaatattttttttacataaaaaaaaacgttctaaaacatgtaagggtattggccgtatgcaacacacaaaaaaaaaacgttttttttatatttttttttgaaaacacaaaCATCACGGTTAATCCAATTAAAGACAACAAACCCAACCCGGTTACTGGCCCAAACCAGTAACCGGTTCTGCCACAGTTGCATGCATATGCATGCTACAGTGGGAGGGTAATTAACtaggcaaaaacaaagaaagaaagacttaaCTGCGAGGCAGCAGCTGGAGGCGAAGTGGGCGACGACTGGTTGCTGCTCACGTCTCATTTTCCCCTTGTATGCTTAATTTATCCTCCAGGTTTAGACGAGGCGTTGCCATGCCAAATCATCCCAACTACGGCTATGATCATGCCCAGAACCACATGTAGATTAAGACCatcttttccaaagaaaaagcATCCCATGATCAGCACAAGGATCGTCTTCATATGACAGCTGCGAATCCTTCAGCCTCCAAAATAAACCAAATCCACATCACAATGTCCAGCAAGCAACACGCTTCTCGTAGTAGCTCAAGAATAGTGAAACGGAGAGATGGAATTATGCAGGAGAAGAGGGTGTTTTGACATGTCAAATGTTGTGCGTTTGAAGCAATTTGCAGTTACtgtctttgctttgctttggAAGTTacggtgatgttttttttcttaaaagagtCCTGAAGATTTCAAGAGAGAGGGGACAGTGTATGAAGGCAGTAAAAGGGAGTTGCAATCGGGGAGATGGAGGGGAGAGTGTGCGGCTGCTGTGGTTTGGAGGTTAGCTCTTGGCTTGTTTGGCTGGCGGCAAGGCAAAAAGAGTGTCAGGGGAACTCTGGTTGGCTGAGAGGGGAAGGAAGAGCTCCAAGAGAGAAaacgggtttagggtttttttaactttagggtttttttgtttagctcccttttttctgaaaaattgcCCCTTTCTGAATATCTCCTCTTTTCACCCCTCTCTGAGGgttcatttatatagaaaatctgtgcacgtgctattcaaggaaatattgcaataatcattacagagattgtcttctataaccagcaccaacaaatcctatatatatggtattttatattgcagtgattattttccataaccagcacgaatcaaatcatatatctatggtatgattattttccataaccagcacgaatcaaatcatatatatatatggtattttatattgcagtatttatatatgattcggtaattatctccttgacatattgcttccttgatattagcattgatgctttatgttatcgccacatgtaaacccttattattaattttttattattttatttattttgtatttgaaaatttatcaaaatatgggtcaaaaattgggtagcaacaagcATTATCAGTTCTAAAACCTTTAATGCTAACCCCAAATTGATTCCTTATCATATTTGTAAAGTTTGGAAGGATATGACTCACATcagattttcttttaagaaggTAAACCCAAGTCATTCGGGTGCAATCATCAATAAATGTTACAAAACCTTTTGCTCCTAAAATATTAGGAATGTTATATGGACCTCATATATCTGAGTGAATTATAGTAAATGGAGACACAGATCTTGAATCACTTATAGGAAAAGGCACTCTATGGTGCTTTGCAAATTCACAGATTTCACAATGAAATTGTTCAacatcaagatttttaaataaagatggAAACATGTTCCTAAGAGTCTTAAATGATAGATGTCCTAAACGACGATGATGATTCcaaacatcaattttattaGAATTAACTGAAATGAATGATAGAGAAGGGGAGTTACTACTGCTGCCTTGCACTCCAAGCATGTACAGCCCATCCTTGACTCTAGCTTGCCCAATCGTCCTCCCCGTAGCTAGGTCCTGAAATATGCAGTGATCAAAGAAGAAAGTTACACTACAATTTATGTCTTTAATTAGTTTTCGGATAGACAACAGATTTGCAGTAAGATTAGGAACATGTAATACTCTTTTAAGAGTAAATTCAGGATTAAGAGGGATTGTTCCCTGGCCTGCAACAGTGGTTAGAGATCCATCAGCCACTGTGATTTTCTTACTGCTAGGACAGGGTTGATATGATGTGAAGGCACCTGCAGAATAAGTCATATGGTCTGTTGCACCTGAGTCAATGACCCAAATGCTGGAATGGTTCTTGTTTGAGGCACTAAAGACATGAGAAATTGGAATTTTACCATTTTGAGCAAGAGAGCATGATCCAGATGGTTTCTCCATTGTGTTGAGTAAGGTTCTTAGGCGTTCAATCTCCTCTTTGTTGAATTCTCTCACCTCTAGGGTGCTGGACTCATGTGCTGCCTCTTCTGAATTTGTTAAGTGTGCATGTCCTCTTGAATGGTTCCATTTTTGTCCTCCATTACGCCCCATCCTTGGTGGTTTTCCATGGAGTTTCCAGCAGGTCTCCTTTGTATGACCTGTTTTCTTGCAATAGTTACAAAACTGATCATCCTTAAAGAATTTTCTCCCTTCAGTCTTCACCACTTCTGCACCATTCATGGCATCACTTTGGTTTCTGCTAGCATCACTTAGGTTTCTACTATTAGTTATCATCATAGCAGAACCTTCAGTATTTGGAACCTCAAGCATCACAGTTCTCCTTCCTTCTTCAGCCCTTATTATTGAAAATACCTCATTGAGTGAGGGCAGGGATTCCTTTCCAAGTATTTGGACTCGCATTTGATCAAATTCTATGTTGAGTCCTGCAAGAAATTCAAAGATCCTTTCTCTTTCTACATAATTCTTTAAAATCACAGCATCCTCACTACATTGCATCTTAAAATCCTGATAATAGTCCAATTCCAACCAGAAACTTTTCATAGTATTGTAATATTCAATAACCATCATATTACCTTGTTTGGTCATTGAAAGCTTCATCTTAATCTCATAGATTAATGCAGCATCCTTCACTTTAGAGTAGGTCTATCTCACTGCATCCCATATGTCTTTTGCTGTAACCAGAAACATATAAGGCCCACAAACTTCTGGCATAATAGAGTTCCACAGCCATGACATAATCATGGAGTCTTCTTCATCCCAAAGTGTAAACTTTGGGTCTTCTAGACTAGGAGGATTGTCCATCAAATGATTAATCTTTCCATTTTCTTTGAGAAAGGTTTTTACTATCTGTGACCACTTTAGATAGTTTCTTCCATTCAGTCTATAGGATGACTGTAAACTCTGGAATTCCCCtgatttttgggtttctttTGTAGTGGTTTCAGACATGTTTTTTCAGATCTGAACAGGTCTGTTAGAGCAAGTGACTAGAATTGTCAGGACAGATGTGAATGGGAGAGGAGGAATCCCAGATTTAGACTCTGATGTAGAGAGAGATAGGCTAAAAAAAAGATAGGCTCGGtttaggctctgataccatatggAGAGTTGTTAAATTCTGACTTCTCACTCTATTTCATAATGAATTGTTGAATATATACAGCATCTAAATATCTATATTAGAACAGCTATTAACTACACATAAATAGGTATTATTGCTAGGTTCTGATTTATAGGAAAGGATATCTGACTTTCTATTTTTACTCCCAACAAATCAGCTTCAAATCTGCCTTAATTACTTCAGAATCTTCAACAAGAACTACTGCCCagtgaacagtagtaggagaagcaacaaactgattaacaacatgaacaacatatgcaatatctggacAAGTAATGGTGAGGTACACCAAGCTCCCAACAATAATACGATATAAAGTGAATTtgtcaaaggtaaaccatcagaagaagaatACATTACATTAACTTCAATGGGAGTGTCTACAGTCTTGTTATAAGTAAGTTTAGCCGGCTCAAGAATATCTATAACATATTTtgactgagaaagaaggtaacctctaggtgagtaagcaacctcaatacccaggaaatatcgaagagaacccaaatccttcatttcaaactgtctAGCCAACTCTGTCTTCTCTTTAAAATTGAGATACCATCAATGTTCACACACGGATATCGCGGCGACcgattaaaaatttatctttgtggAAAAAGAACATGtatctgacatcttgttcttttaggggaaaatatCTTattcaagaagagaagagaaagaagagaaaaga contains:
- the LOC133675776 gene encoding uncharacterized protein LOC133675776, whose product is MKLSMTKQGNMMVIEYYNTMKSFWLELDYYQDFKMQCSEDAVILKNYVERERIFEFLAGLNIEFDQMRVQILGKESLPSLNEVFSIIRAEEGRRTVMLEVPNTEGSAMMITNSRNLSDASRNQSDAMNGAEVVKTEGRKFFKDDQFCNYCKKTGHTKETCWKLHGKPPRMGRNGGQKWNHSRGHAHLTNSEEAAHESSTLEVREFNKEEIERLRTLLNTMEKPSGSCSLAQNGPSYGEDDWAS